The genome window TGTGGGATGCGATTATCAATAATAACGTCGACATTGCGATTGGTGCGCCGGGAACCCTGATGGAAGGCGGCGGCATTGATTACGCCGAGATCGGTTATATCAAATGGGAATTTGTCCTCGCGCCCAGCCATCCATTGGCACGCGAGCAGGAGCCGATACCCGAGAGCCAGTTGCGCCTGTTCCCCGCGATTACGGTAAAAGACAGCGCCTATACCATCAACAAGAAGGTGGGATGGCTGCTGTACGGACAGGAAGCGATACAGGTGCCGGACTTCAATGCAAAGTGCCAATGCCAGATATTGGGGAATGGCATCGGCTTCCTGCCGGATTACCTGGTTGCTGAACATTTGCAAAGCGGCGCGCTGGTCAGGAAGCAGGTACAGAACCCGCGACAAAACTCCAATATGCTGCTGGCGACCCAGCAAAGTACATCAGGGCAAGTGACGCAGTGGATCAAGACTGAATTCGCCAGGGGCGGATCACTACATGCGCTCTATCAGGATTTGCTGCACCAGGACGTCGTTTAACCCCTCCCATCCCAGTCGTCAAAAGAACGCGCCACCTCAGGATTTAGCGGCCTCGTGCAAGCTTTTGAACTTTTCGGCATAATAGCTGCCTATGCAGTTATTGACATGACCCCTATTTTGATAAAAATGAAAGAAAAGTTCCCTCCCGGCAGCTATTGCATTGAAGACAGCGTTGGCTATCTGCTCGCCCGTTCGCGTACCAAACTGGCGAAAAGAGTCGATGCCAAGCTGGCTGCGCATGACATTACTTCGGCCCAGGGCGCGGTAGTGATGATGTTGGCCAGCGGTAATTTTTCGACCGCTGCCGAACTGTCACGCGAGCTTTACCTGGATTCGGCGTCGATGACGCGCATGGTCGATCGCCTGCAAAAGCGCGGCATGCTGGTGCGTAAACCGCGTGCTGATGACCGCCGCGTGATCGATCTGCATTTGACCGAAACCGGTGCGGCATTGGCCGAACAGTTGCCGACCCTGTATTCCGTGGTGTTGAACCAGAGCTTCGCCGATTTCAGTGCGGACGAAGTGGACACCCTGAAGAGCCTGTTGCGCAAACTATTGGATAGCAATGCCGGCGATGTCCCCGTCGCAGAAAAAACGGCAAGCAAGCAGTAAATAAAAATAACTAGCAGGATCAATCATGAAAACTTCTTCATATCAAGGTTTTAGCGTCCCGCTCCGCGGTGTGCTGACGGCCTGTTGTGCTGCCGTCTTGCTGAGTGCCTGTGCCAGTTTCAAAGGTATAGAGCCGACTGCCAGCCTGAAACAGAGCAGTGATTACACGAGCACCGCATCCTTGCCGCAACAGGGCGGGCAATGGCCGGATGCGTCATGGGCGCAGGCGATAGGCGGTGCACCTTTGCAGGCGCTGGTAGATGAAGCGATAGCCGGCAATCCCAACCTGCAGGTAGCCGCGGCGCGGGTCGCCGGTGCGCAGGCTGCAGCTGATGCCGCCGGTGCGAATGCGCGTCCGTCGTGGTCGGCGAATGCCAGCAGCACCTATCAGCGCTACACCGAAAACGGCATCATCCCGCCGCCATTGGGTGGCGAGTACAAATCAGATAACCAGCTGACGCTGAATTTTTCCTACGATTTCGATTTCTGGGGCAAGCATGCTGCTGAATTGCGCAGCGCCTTGTCGGCTGGAAAAGCGGCACAGGCCGAGCAATACAATGCGCGCCTGGTGATCTCGACCGCAGTGGCACGCGCCTGGGTTCAACTGGCGCGCCAATACGGGCAACTGGATTTGAATCAGGAGCAATTGAAAGCCAGCGCCGAGATCCAGCGTTTGACGCAACTGCGTTTTAAAGTCGGCCTCGGCACCCAAAGTGAAAACCAGCAAGTCACGCAAAGCCTCGCCAGCCTGCGCGCAGAAAATGCACAGCTGAACGAAGCCATTGCACTGACGCGTAATCAATTGGCTGCCTTGCTGGGCAAGGGGCCGGATCGGGGCTTGCAAATCGAGCGTCCTGCTTTGCCGTCCGAAACCGCGATTGCCTTGCCGGATGCCTTGCCACTGGGCCTGATCGGCCGTCGTCCGGATATCGTGGCCGCACGCTGGAATGTGGAAGCGGCGCAAGGCGATATCGATGCTGCCAAGACCCTGTTTTATCCGAACGTCAACATCATGGCTTTTGCCGGTTTCTCCAGCATTGGCCTGAACAACCTGCTGAAAAGCAGTAGTGGCATTGTCGGTGTCGGCCCTGCCATCTATCTGCCTATCTTTGACCGCAGCTTGCGTGCCAACCTGAAAGGACGCGTGGCTTCGTATGACGGTTTGATCGCGACCTATAACCAGACCCTGACTGAAGCGCTGCATGATGTGGCGGACCAGGTGCAATCGCTGCGCGCGGCGACCCTGCAAAGTGAGCAGCAGCACCTGGCAACCCAGGCTTCGTCGAATAGCTTCCAGCTGGCACAACAACGTGAGCGTGTCGGTACCACCAATATGCTGCCGGTACTGTCGGCGCAGATGACCTTGCTGTCACAACGCCGGATAGACCTCGATACACAGGCGCGTCGCAGCGATTTACGCATCACCCTGATCAAGGCGCTGGGCGGCGGCTTCGACGCGCAGGCACTGGATCTTGATAAAGACCATTCCAATTCAACTACCGTTTCCACCTCCGTGAGAAGTGCATCATGAATACGACCAGCCCAGAAGTAGCAGAAGAAACACCTAAAACCAATGGTAAACGCCGCCAACGCCTGATAGTGGTGTCCGTCCTGCTGGCCTTGCTATTGATTGCCTATGGAGTGTGGTGGGCAATTTACGCGCGTCATTTTGAAGACACCGATGATGCATATGTCGCCGGTAATGTCGTACAGGTGACGCCGCAGGTTGGCGGCACGGTGATTGCCATCCATGCCGATGATACGGAGTTGGTGGAAGCCGGCAAACCATTGGTAGACCTCGATCACAGCGATGCCAAGGTGGCACTGGACCAGGCTGAAGCGCAACTCGCGCAGACCGTGCGCGAAGTACGTACCTTGTTTGTCAACAACGGCGCATTGGGTGCTGCGGTCACGCAACGTGTCGCCGATGTCGCACGTGCACGTGACGACCTGGCACGTCGCCAGGAATTGAGCGGCACCGGTGCCGTAGCAAAAGAAGATCTCGAGCATGCGCGGACGACGTTGATTGCTGCCGAGTCCGCCTTGCAGGCGGCACGCGATCAATTGACTTCGAACCAGGCCTTGACTGACGGTACGACGGTTGCACAGCATCCGAATGTGCAGCGTGCGGCGGCGCAGGTACAAGCGGCTTACCTCGCCTTGTCACGCAATACCTTGCTGGCACCGATCACCGGTTATATCGCCAAGCGTTCGGTGCAGGTCGGTCAGCGTGTCGCACCTGGCACGCCGTTATTGTCGGTGGTGCCTTTGAATGCCTTGTGGGTTGATGCCAACTTCAAGGAAGTACAAGTGGCGAAGATGCGTATCGGCCAGCCGGTGGAACTGTATTCAGATGTGTACGGTAGCGGCGTCAAATACCACGGCAAGGTAGCCGGCCTGTCGGCCGGTACCGGTGCCGCATTTGCCTTGCTGCCGACGCAGAATGCCAGCGGTAACTGGATCAAGGTGGTGCAACGTATTCCGGTGCGCATTACGCTGGATCCGAAGGAACTGGAAGAGCGTCCTTTGCGCGTAGGCTTGTCGATGCAGGTAGAAGTCGATGTCGCCAAATCCGAAGGGACCTCGCTGACTTCGACCACCGCACCGCGCGCTGAACCGGCATACCAGACTGCCGTATTTGAAGATGCCGGCAGCCAGGCTGCAGCCCGCGTTGCCCAGATTATTGCCGTCAACAACAATAGCACTGCGAATACAGGCAAACACTAAATCATGAGCGCCACTCCTCGTTCTGTCGTGCCGCCGCTGAGCGGCACGCCGCTCATTGTTGGCACGCTGGCTTTGTCGCTGGCAGTGTTCATGAACGTGCTCGATTCATCGATTGCAAACGTATCGATCCCTGCAATTTCCGGTGACCTTGGTGTGTCGCCGCAGCAGGGCACCTGGGTCATTACCTCGTTCTCGGTGGCGAATGCGATCTCGGTACCATTGACCGGCTGGCTGACGCAACGCATAGGCCAGGTACGTCTCTTCATCGGTTCCATCCTTTTGTTCGTGCTGGCTTCCTGTCTGTGCGGCTTTGCCCCCAGCATTGAAATCCTGATCGCGGCACGCGTGTTGCAGGGGGCGGTGGCGGGTCCGATGATTCCTTTGTCGCAAGCCTTGCTGCTCTCCAGTTATCCGCCCGCCAAGAGCGGGATGGCGCTTGCCTTCTGGGGCATGACGACGCTGGTGGCACCTATCATGGGGCCGCTGCTCGGCGGCTGGATCTCGGATAACTACACCTGGCCGTGGATCTTTTTCATCAATATTCCTATCGGGCTCTTTGCTGCGTGGGCGACCTGGTCCATCTATAAGGAGCGTGAATCCCGCACTTACAAGCTGCCTATCGACAAGGTCGGCCTGGTCTTGCTGGTGTTGTGGGTAGGTTCGCTGCAATTGATGCTGGATAAAGGCAAGGAACTGGATTGGTTCCACTCCGGTGAAATCATCATCCTTGCTTCCGTCGCGGTAGTGGCTTTCATTTACTTCGTGATCTGGGAGATAGGTGAAGAACATCCGGTGGTTGATTTGTCCCTGTTCAAGGGGCGTAATTTCAGCGGTGGCGTGATTGCGATTTCGGTCGCCTATGGCTTGTTCTTCGGTAGCCTGGTGATCCTGCCTCTTTGGTTGCAGACACAAATAGGCTATACCGCTACCGAGGCCGGCAAGGTGATGGCGCCGGTCGGTATCTTCGCGATTATCCTGTCGCCTATCGTCGGCAAGATGTTGCCGAAAATCGATGCGCGCTGGGTGGCGACGACCGCCTTCCTGATCTTTTCGCTGGTGTTCTTCATGCGTTCGCAGTTCACGCAGGATGTGGACATGATGACGCTGATGATCCCGACCGTGATCCAGGGGGCGGCGATGGCGATGTTCTTTATTCCGCTGACGTCCATCATCCTGTCCGGACAGGCACCGGACAAGATTCCGGCGGCCGCGGGTTTGTCGAATTTCGTCCGCATCATGTTCGGCGGTATCGGGACTTCGGTGATGTCGACCATGTGGGATAACCGCACCATCCTGCATCATGCGCAACTGGCGGAATACACCGGTGCACATAACCCGGCCTTTGGCCAGGCGGTGAGTGCGCTGATGTCGCGCGGCATGTCGGAGCAGGCGGCATGGGCGGTGATAGACCGGCAGATGACGGTGCAGGCCAGTACGCTGGCGGCGACGGACCTGTTCTGGATGTCGGCCATTATGTTCCTGTGCCTGATCGGCTTTATCTGGATTACCAAACGCAGCAAGGCGAGTGGTGGTGCCGATGCCGCAGGTGCGCATTGATTCAGCGCAGCAGGTGGCTGATCGTCTATCATGCTGGGATTAAATTTTGGCCGGCAGCATGACTTCTCAAACCACCTTGCACCTCTTTTGCCGCGTCGTCGATAACTACGGCGACATCGGCATTTGCTGGCGCCTCGCGCGCCAGCTACAACAGGAACACCAAATCACGGTCACCCTGTGGGTTGATGATTTGCACAGCTTCCGGCGTATCTGCCCGCAAGTTGTGCCGGATCTCGAGCTGCAGCAGGTGGCCGGCGTCACCGTCCGTCATTGGCAGAGTCAGGATGGTGCATACACGACGGCCGACGTGGCTGATATCGTTATCGAATTCTTTGCGGTGGATATTCCACCCGGCTATATCGCCGCGATGGCGCAGTGCGAACCGCGTCCACGCTGGTTCAACCTCGAAGGCCTGACGGCAGAAGAGTGGGTCGAGGGTTGTCATCTGTTGACTTCACCGCATCCACGCTTGCCGCTGACCAAACACTTTTTCTTTCCGGGCTTTACCGATAAAACCGGTGGTTTGTTGCGCGAAGCGGATCTGGAGCAGCAGCGTCTGCAGTTCCAGGCAGACCCGGCCGCGATGGCTGCTTTCCTTGCGCAGTTTGGCGTGACCGCAGCCGAGATGGCGGCGACCAGGGTCTCGTTGTTTTGCTATCCGCATGCCCCGGTCGCCGAATTATTCCGCGTATGGCAAAGCGGCGATGCGCCGATTTGCTGCCTGGTACCGGAAGGCGTGGCGAGCGTAGCGGTGCAGGCTTTCCTCGGCACAGAAGCCAAAGCCGGTGCATTTGCCAGCCGTGGCGCCTTGACCGTACGGGTACTGCCTTTCGTGCCGCAGCAGGATTACGACAAATTGTTGTGGGCCTGCGACTTCAATTTCGTGCGTGGGGAAGACTCCTTTGTCCGCGCGCAATGGGCCGGGCGGCCCTTTGTCTGGCATATCTATCCGCAGGATGAAAACCTGCATCACAAGAAGTTGCGTGCATTTTTGCAACGCTATGCGGCGGCCGTACCCAGCCTCGCGACTTTCTCCCTGTACTGGAACGGTGCCGGTGTGACGGATGCGGATGAGACCGCCGACTGGTCTGTTTTATGGCCGGCGGTAGAGGCCGATATGGCGGAAATAAGCGGGAAATCGGCCGATTGGCAGCGCCAAATGCTGAAAAATGGCGATTTAGCGTCAAATTTGTTGAAATTTGCCACCACGCTGCCTTAAGTCGTGCGCCCAGAAAAGGTATAATTCTCGGCTAATTTAGAATTCGATCAAACGTGAGCTTACGGCGCTGTTGGGCGGGAGGCGACCGATGATTTTTATGCAACCCACTTTTTACGTACACTTTTTATGAAACCTGCAAAAGAAATTCGCGTTGGCAACATCATTATGGTTGATAGCAAGCCTATGATCGTGTTGCGTTCTGATGTCAATGGTTCTAGCCGCACGGGCTTCACATACAAATGGAAGATGAAAAATCTTCTGACGAACACACCGATGGAAAACGTATTCCGCGGTGACGACAAGTTCGACGTTGTTGTTCTCGACAAGAAACCAGTTACTTACTCGTACTTTGCTGATCCGCTGTATGTATTCATGGATGAAGAATACAACCAGTATGAAATCGAAGAAGAAAACCTGGGCGATGCATTGCACTACCTGAAAGACGGTATGGAATGCGAAGCTGTGTTCTACGACGGCAAAGCAATCTCGGTTGAGCTGCCTATCACCATCGCACGTCAAGTTGTTTACTCCGAGCCAGCTGTCAAAGGCAATACTTCGGGTAACGTTTTGAAAGAAGCGAAAATCGAAAACGCGGTTGAAGCACACCGTCACACTGTCCAGGTGCCACTGTTCGTGAGCCAGGACGACGTGATCGAGATCGACACCCGTACCAATGAATACAAACGTGTGGTTCGTAACTAATCACCGTCTGTAAATAAAAAAGCTGCCTTCAGGCAGCTTTTTTTTCGTCCGTCCCATATGCATGGCTTAACGTGACTTGAGTATGTGTTCTATACGTTCGTCCGTGGACGGATGGCTGGACAGATAGGGTGGGGGCGTTGTTTCCCTGGTCGTCGCTTGTAACTGTTCAAAGCCACCTGCCATATGCGCCAGGTCTATGCCGTTTGCTTTCATCATCGCGATGGCATAGTCATCCGCTTCGCGCTCAGCGTCACGTGAATACTTCATATCCAGCAGCAGCGTAGGAATATTCGCTACGATCGCTGAAGCATCGCCAAAGACGACGGTGACCAATGCCGCGATCGCCGAACTCTGTACCACCCGTCGCATCAGGTGGCGTTCATGCAAGTGGCCGAGTTCATGGGCCAGCACCCCCATGATTTGCTCATCATTCTTCATCAACTGGACGAGTTCATCGGTGATGATGATTTCACCTGAAGGCAGGGCAAATGCGTTGGGGCCTATTTTGCTCTTGCGGAACAGGATACGGTAATTCGGCACACCTTCCCTGGGCGGCTGCAGCTGCTTGAATTGTTCGATCAGTGCCTGTTGTCGCGCCAGTGGCAATTTGCTCGGCGCGAAGATGCGCTTATCCAGGAAGTCCAGCATGCCTTGGCTGATTGAACGTTCAACTCTTTCCGGCAGCATCTTGGCGATGCCCTCGGATGCCAGCGGCAAAACATAGAGGTAGCTGAGCGTAAGCACCACCAAGGTGGCTGCAACTGCGCCTAGTGCGCCACGCCAGCTTTGCTGCATGCGTACGATAAAGGAGTCCTGATGGCCGGTATCGGCCAGCAGCGCATCGAAAGCCGCAGTATCGACTATCTCCAGATATGCATCATCCGGGAAGGTGACTTTGCGTTTGGTGTTGCGCGCTCGCTCGGATACGCGCAACTCACTGATAGGACAGCTACGTTCAGCGTCGCCTGAAATTGTCGCGTGTCCGCCCTCTACCGATAGCGTGACTTGATGCGCACGTGAAGTCTTGCCATCGAAATAAAGGGCGGGGATGCTCATGCCGGACTGCTGCACTTACAGTGACAAATCAAAATCAAGCAGGTCGGCCACGCCTTCGCCGGTCGCGGAAACCTGCTGCTGGCTTGCTGCAATGAAATTTTCCAGGCTGCCGTTAGGCTGCAGGGCCATGCATTCCACCCGGTATTTCATCGCGCGTATCTGTGCGAAGGGCAGGAACAAGCCCAGGGTACAGATAATGCCAATGATATTGGTGATGGTAATGAAGGCCATCCGTGTCCATTTCATATCGCTCAGGAAACGATGTTGGCCCAGCTGGGTGTGGTTCCAGATCAGGTTCTGGATCAGCGTCGCAAAGATGGGAAACAGCAGGAACATCCAGACATACAGTACGCCGAGGAACAGGACGATACCCGCGGCACCTGCCGCAGACGCTGCCTCGCGATCCATCACATCAGCCGTGATGATGGCAAACAAAGAACCACCCAGGGTTACCGAAATGGCGATGACACCGACCAGCCAAATGACAAACACCAGCAGATAGGCCAGGTAAAAGCTGCCGACGCTGCCGCTGAACGAGAAGTGACTGGTGCCGAAACGGCTTTCCTGATGCTGGAATTTCTTGACGCGTTGATGCGTGAATGGTGTCAGCAAGAACGCGGACAGCATGGTGAGGATAGGCAAGGCCAGGTATACCCAGTAAATTTGTTTCAATGCACCACGGAAACCAAAGCGGATGCCGCGATAACTGGAGTTATACAGCTTGAACTGCAGGCTCTTCCAGATCAGCCATGGCGTCAGTGCCATCACCAGTAACAGCATCAACAGGCCGATGAGGTCAGACATTTCAAAGGCAATGTTGTAGATGATGATCAGCAGGACGGCGATGATGCGTCCCTTCAGGATGGCGACCGGATTGCCGTGATACTCAAAGCTGGTGCCGGCAACACTGGTACTGCCATAGAAGTAACGGGTGCGGCGTACCTTGGCCCAGGCCGAATAGATGCCTAGCGTGAGGATGGAGAACAGTAGGTTGACGATCCAGATGCGGAAGTATTCGCTGCCGGTGCCGCTGAAGGAAAAGCGTATCGGTGTATCGGATGGGTGGGAGTTGCTTTCAGGTATTTCGTGGACTACAGCTGCGTCGGTCATTTTTGCTCCCTGCGGGTTTATTGTTATTAAGTACTGCGAGTACGACTGCACAAGGTTACTGGTAGCCAAGTAATTGTCAAGCACAGTCGTCCAACGAGTATGCATAGCAAATATATCGACCATGTGACAGGCATGGATGGCGGCGGTTGGGCTGGGTGCGTAAAACCATGCATGGAAAATGCCGGTACATGGCATATGTTGAGCTTGCTTAATTTTTCTTCCAGATAACTCCCGGCAACAAATCACACGATTCAATCAGGTATTGCACTTTGCTTTGTATGCGGAAGGTGCATCGCATTTCATTTTGCACTTCTCATTACGCATTCAAAAATTTGAGTTACAAAAGTACTGCCTAAAATTTAAGCAAAATAATTTTTAATAAAAATGTAACAAATGTGAACTTTAAAAACGAGCGAGACACCAAGCGTTGGTTGTGTGAGGTAGAGAGCATTGTTTTTCTACACGTCGCATTGCCACCACGCAAAACAGATAAGCCGGAATGCCGTTACGCGCGATGTACTGCCGATGCTGCCAGCGTATTCATTTATTTTTATTACGTCATCGCGACAATTATTTTCAGGAGATTTCATGCTTCGATCAGACACGCTTTTTGGCAAGCGAGAATCCAATACGCCAAACCCTCCTATGAGCACAACCAACTCGTCCACCTTGTCCAGTTCAAGCACAGGCAGCTCCAGTTTTCCCAAGGCATCAACTCCTGCTACCGGTTTCAATTCGTCGGGCGCAACCGCGAACCAACACACCAATGAAGTTGGCAGCAAGCTGATCGTCGGCCCCAACATCAAACTCAAAGGCGTTGAAATCACTGATTGCGATACGCTGGTGGTGGAAGGCTTCGTTGAAGCGACGATGGATTCACGCGTGATCCAGATCGCAAAAGACGGTTCTTTCAAAGGTTCAGCCGGCATCGATATCGCAGAGATCCATGGCACCTTCGACGGCGAACTGACGGTACGCCAGAAGCTGGTGATCTATGCGTCCGGTAAAGTCTCCGGAAAAATTCGTTACGGCAATGTCGTGATTGAAGAAGGCGGCCAGTTGGCTGGTGACGTACAAGTTGGTGGAACCGGCGCCCAAGCGAAGAGCTTGTCCGTCGCAAAAAGCGTCTAATAGTTTCAGCAAGGTAATTGCCTGATAAAGCCCTCGCAGTGCCGTCAGTGGTGCTGCGAGGGTTTTTGCGTGCCTGCCCGGGTGAAGTTTCTCGCGATCAAGAAAGCCATGCGACAATAAGGTTTCCCGCTTGAACTGCAAGCGCTGTCATTCAGGTACCCATCATGCATCCCGAATACATACTCAATCTGTCCTGCCTCGATCAACGCGGTATCGTGCAAAGGGTATCCGGTTTTTTGGCCGGGCACGGTTGCAATATTATTGAGTCTGCGCAGTTCGGTGATGCGCAGTCGCAACTTTTTTTTATGCGCGTTTATTTTGCCGCCGAAGATTCATCTGTCAACGATGAAGTCTTGCGGGCCGATTTTTCTGAAATGGCAAAGACGATGCAGATGACATGGCAACTGCATGATGCGCAAAAGAAACCGCGTGTGATGTTGATGGTGTCGAAGATTGGTCACTGCCTCAACGATTTGCTGTTCCGTTACAAAAGCGGTTTGTTGCCTGTCGAGATTCCCGCCATTGTTTCCAATCACACCGATTTCTATCAACTGGCAGCGAGTTACAACATTCCCTTCCATCATTTGCCGTTGGCACCCGGCGCGTCGGAAGAAGCCAAGCGCGCGCAGGAAGATCGGGTACTGGAAATCGCGAAGAGTGCGGAAATCGACCTGGTGGTTTTGGCGCGTTACATGCAGATACTGTCACCACACATGTGCCAGGCTTTGCAGGGACGGGCGATCAATATCCATCACTCTTTCCTGCCCAGCTTCAAGGGAGCCAAGCCTTATTACCAGGCGCATGAACGCGGTGTGAAGCTGATTGGTGCGACTGCGCACTTTGTTACCGGGGACCTGGATGAAGGGCCAATCATCGAGCAGGATGTGGAACGGGTGGATCATGCGATGAATCCGGCTACTTTAACCGCGATAGGGCGGGATGTGGAGTGTGTGGTGTTGGCGCGCGCCGTTAAGTATTTTATTGAACATCGGATTTTGCTTAATGGGCATAAGACGGTGGTGTTTAAGTAGGTTGGTTGTTGGTTTCGTTTTGATGTTGCTGATGCTGTTCGCTCTCCGTGGAGAAGTGCTTTGCCGGGCCACCCCCGGCAATCCAAGCCTGATCGAAGAAAGTACAGCATCAGCAGCACAGAATGGAAACCAAACAAGAAATAAAAAAGCACGCATATAGCGTGCTTTTTTATTGTCTAACCCGACGCTTAATTCAGAACGCGTTTAAGGAAGTTCGAAATATCATCCAGCTGCGGACCACATACCGAGTGCGGCATATTGTATTCATGCCATTCAACCTGATAGCCCAGTGCCTGCAACAGGCTCAGCGAACGTTGCGCACGGGTGATAGGGATGACCTGGTCGCCGCGTCCGTGGCCGTAATAGATAGGGATGTCTTTATTGGCTGCGCTGGCTTCGGCTTCCAGCGTCGAGTCGATTGGTACATAGCCGGACAGACAGAGCAGGCCACCGAGGCGTTCCGGGTAGCGCAGGCCGACCTGGAAGGTCATGGCGCAACCTTGTGAGAAGCCGGCGATGAGGATCTTGTTGGCGGCGATGCCGCGTGCTTTTTCGCGTTCTATCAATTCATTGATCGAAACTTGTGATGCGCGCAAACCGGCTTCGTCTTCTTCGCGGCCGAATTCGGTGACGACGACGTCATACCAGGCCGGCATTTCGCGGAAGCCGTTGACGGTGACAGGAATTTCAGGAGCGTGCGGGAAGACGAAACGGATGCCGGGGCAGCCGCTCAAATCCAGTTCTCTGACGATAGGAACAAAATCATTGCCGTCGGCGCCTAGGCCATGCATCCAGATGATGGAAACGGTTGGGTTGGGTGCGGTTTCAATTTCGACTGTTTCTAAGGTCATGGTGTGAGTGAGTTAAGTACTGGAAGTGTAAAAAATTATTTGGCCGGGCGGATCGCGTGCTTCGGACGCCAGG of Janthinobacterium sp. Marseille contains these proteins:
- a CDS encoding YjgN family protein; translation: MTDAAVVHEIPESNSHPSDTPIRFSFSGTGSEYFRIWIVNLLFSILTLGIYSAWAKVRRTRYFYGSTSVAGTSFEYHGNPVAILKGRIIAVLLIIIYNIAFEMSDLIGLLMLLLVMALTPWLIWKSLQFKLYNSSYRGIRFGFRGALKQIYWVYLALPILTMLSAFLLTPFTHQRVKKFQHQESRFGTSHFSFSGSVGSFYLAYLLVFVIWLVGVIAISVTLGGSLFAIITADVMDREAASAAGAAGIVLFLGVLYVWMFLLFPIFATLIQNLIWNHTQLGQHRFLSDMKWTRMAFITITNIIGIICTLGLFLPFAQIRAMKYRVECMALQPNGSLENFIAASQQQVSATGEGVADLLDFDLSL
- a CDS encoding polymer-forming cytoskeletal protein; its protein translation is MLRSDTLFGKRESNTPNPPMSTTNSSTLSSSSTGSSSFPKASTPATGFNSSGATANQHTNEVGSKLIVGPNIKLKGVEITDCDTLVVEGFVEATMDSRVIQIAKDGSFKGSAGIDIAEIHGTFDGELTVRQKLVIYASGKVSGKIRYGNVVIEEGGQLAGDVQVGGTGAQAKSLSVAKSV
- the purU gene encoding formyltetrahydrofolate deformylase; protein product: MMHPEYILNLSCLDQRGIVQRVSGFLAGHGCNIIESAQFGDAQSQLFFMRVYFAAEDSSVNDEVLRADFSEMAKTMQMTWQLHDAQKKPRVMLMVSKIGHCLNDLLFRYKSGLLPVEIPAIVSNHTDFYQLAASYNIPFHHLPLAPGASEEAKRAQEDRVLEIAKSAEIDLVVLARYMQILSPHMCQALQGRAINIHHSFLPSFKGAKPYYQAHERGVKLIGATAHFVTGDLDEGPIIEQDVERVDHAMNPATLTAIGRDVECVVLARAVKYFIEHRILLNGHKTVVFK
- a CDS encoding alpha/beta hydrolase yields the protein MTLETVEIETAPNPTVSIIWMHGLGADGNDFVPIVRELDLSGCPGIRFVFPHAPEIPVTVNGFREMPAWYDVVVTEFGREEDEAGLRASQVSINELIEREKARGIAANKILIAGFSQGCAMTFQVGLRYPERLGGLLCLSGYVPIDSTLEAEASAANKDIPIYYGHGRGDQVIPITRAQRSLSLLQALGYQVEWHEYNMPHSVCGPQLDDISNFLKRVLN